CGGCGACCTTCGCGATCAGGCTTGGCGCGATCGAGCTGGGCGATTATTGGCCGGAGGATTCACCGAATCGCGTCACCGGCCCGGTCCAGGTGTCGGGAGAGGTTACCTCGACCAACGGGAAGGCTGACGGCCAGCTGTCGGTCTACGGATCGAACCTAAAATTCCGCAATCTCACCATCCCGGAAGTCAGCGCCCAAATGGTCATATCCCGCAACGTCGTTTACCTGAACGACTTCACCGCGAAGCTCAACGAGCGGGATTTCATCTCCGGTTACGGCACCTTCTCGCTCGACCGGCCCTGGCCTTACGAAGGCAAGCTCTCCGCGAATGTCGCCGACCTGGCGCGCTTCAAGCCGTTGCTCGCCGCTTTCGGCAACGACAATGAGATCGCCGGCTCCCTGGTGATCGATTGGGCAGGCTCCGGCCAGCTGGCCGATTTCAAGAACGCGGGGAAATTGAACCTGACCCTGGAGAAGGGACGTTACGCGAATCTCCACGCGCTCCGGGCGAACATCGATGCCGATTATTCCCCAGACGGCCTGGACGTGCCGACGATCTTTTTCGCCAGCGACAAGATGTCATTCCAGGCAAACCTGACCGCGAAAGGCGACACCCTCGAAGTCAGCAAAATCCAGGTCGACCAGGGCCAGGCGAAATACGCGTCCGGTTATCTTTCCCTCCCGTTCGTTTGGGGAAACCTCGGCACGGACCGGCCGCTCTTCGTTTCCGACGGCAAGGTGGTGGCGAACTTTCAGTCGGAGAATCTCGACCTGAAGAAATTGTTCGCGGACCTCGGCGCGCCGCCGCTCGCGACCGGGTTGATCAGCGTGAAGCTCGACGCGCAGGGGACGCTCGAGGCGGTGCAAGGGCGGCTCGACCTGCAGATGCGGGAATTGCACAGCGTGGAGTATCCGAAGCTCGAGCCGGCGACGTTCAATCTGGTCGCGGAAATGCAAAACAACCAGCTGGCGTTCAATGGCCGGTTGCAACAAGCGAAAATTCAGCCGGTCCAGTTGACCGGGAATGTTCCGTTCAACCTCGCCAAGGTAATCGAGGAACGCCGGTTCAATGAGGACACGCCGGTGAACGCGAGGGTGCAGATGCCGCGCAGCTCCGTGAATTTTCTCCGCCAATTCGTTCCCGGAATCACTCAGCTCGATGGCGACCTGGCGTTCGACGTGAACATCAATGGCACCGTGGCCAAGCCGGCGTTGAGCGGCTCGGGCGATATCACGATCAACATGGCACGGTTCACGAACACGACCCTTCCCTCGCTGAGCGGGTTCCATTCGCGGATGACCTTTGCCGGCGACGTCCTCCATTTCGAGCGCGTCAACGGCGACCTGGCGGGCGGGCCGTTCACCGTCTCCGGGCAGGTCACTTTCCCGAAGCTCACCGAGCCGAACCTCGATTTTCAGTTGAAGGCCCAGAGCATCCTGGTGGCGCGAAACGACACTCTCACGGCCCGCGCCGATGCCGATGTGCGGGTCGTGGGTCCGTTGAAAGCGGCGACCGTGACCGGCAAGGTGGCGCTGACGAATAGCTCGTTGCTCAAGAACATCGACCTGCTCCCGATTGGCCTGCCCGGTCGCCCGGCGCCGCAGCCGCCCACGGACCGGCCCGATTTCTCGGTCCCGCAACCTCCAATCCGCGATTGGAAGTTCGACATCGCCGTGACGACCAAGGATCCGTTCATGATCCGCGGCAACCTGGCAAACGGCGGCGCCGTCGTGGACCTGCACGCCACCGGGACGGGTTTGCGTCCTGCTCTCCAGGGAGTCGTGCGCCTGCAAAATGTCGAAGCGACCCTGCCGTTCAGCCGGCTCGAGATCTCGTCCGGCTCCCTTTATTTCGACCCGAGCGACTCCTTCAACCCAAAGATCGACTTGCAAGGGACCTCCCTGATCCGCGATTACACGGTGCACGTGTATGTCTTTGGGACTTCGCTCTCACCGGAAGCGGTCTTCAGCAGCGAGCCGCCTTTGCCCCAGGAGGAGATCATTTCGCTTCTCGCGACGGGAACGACTCGCCAGGAGTTGGTGGGAAACAACAGCGTCCTGGCCGGGCGCGCCGCCATGCTGCTCATCACGCAGATGTATCGGAAAATCTTCAAGAAAAATGGCGAGGCGCCCAAGAGTAACTCCGTTTTCAACCACCTCGATGTCGATGTCGGCAACGTCGATCCGAGGACCGGGCAGCAAACGGCGACCGCGCGGCTGCGGCTAAACGAACAATTCATGTTGATCGGCGATCTCCAGGTAGGGGGCGATTTTCGCGGCATGGTAAAGTATCTAATCCGATTCAAGTGAGATGAGCCGCGCCATTGCCAAAATCCGACACGCGGGACGGGCCGCCTGGATGCAGGTGTTCTTGTTAGGCCTGGCCATTGCGGTTTCATTTGTCGGGGCCGCCGCCTTGGGCCAGACCGCGGTCAAAGTCCCGAAGTCGGAGGAGAAGGACAAGGCTGAGAAGGCAGTCAAGAAACAGCAGGAAAAAGAAGCGCAACGGACGGACGTGATCGAGTTCCGCGGGCAGGCCGCCTTCAAGGAAAAGGATCTGCGCTCAGTCCTGAAAGAACAGATCACGACGATCGACCAATATGGACTGACGGCGGCGCGTGGAGATGACGCGGCATTCTTTCTCGAGCTGTTTTATCGCAAACACGGATACGCGAAAGTCACGGTGCGTTATTCGATCCAGGGCAATCGTCTTCTGCTCGACATCAACGAAGGGCCGCTGGTCAGCCTCGGGTTCGTGAATTTTGTCGGCAACCAGCACCAGCCCGCGGACATCCTGTTCGATTATGCCGTGGGGCCGACCCGCGAGCGCTATTCGAGCATGCAGAAGAACCTGCCGTTCGTGGCGGCGGACGTCGAGGAAGGCGCGGACCTCGTTCATCGGCTCTACATCGCGAATGGCTATCTCGACGCGGCGGTGGAGAAGCCGATTTATCATTACTCGGACGACGGCGTCCGGGTCGATGCGACGATCCCGATCACGGAAGGCCGCCAATATTCCTTCGGGCAGGTCTCCTTCTCCGGCCAGACGATCTACAGCTCGGATGAATTGCGCGGCCAGCTCGTTGATGTGCTCGAACAGCCCTACACCGACAACCGCGTCTCCGACATTCCTCGGCGGCTCCAGGCGTATTACCGGACGCGCGGTTATTACGAAGCGAAGGTCGAGGCGATCGGCAATCCACCGGCGGCAAACAATGGCAGGGTCCCCGTGCTCATCTCGATCACGCCCGGTCGACTGTATCATTTCGACGGCGTGCAGGTGACAGGACTCGAACGCCTCCGGCCGAGCTACATCACGAGGCGCTTCAGCAAATTCAGCGGGAAGACTTACAGCCCCGAGCTGGTGGACGAAAAGTTCCGCGAGCTGATGAAGTCAGGCCTGTTCACGGTGCTGCAAATCAAACCCACCCCGATCGGCGGCGACGCGCTCCGGCTCGATATTTCAGCTGAGGAAGCCAAGAGCAAGGAGTTCGGGTTGGCGCTGGGGTACGGTTCGTATGC
Above is a genomic segment from Chthoniobacterales bacterium containing:
- the bamA gene encoding outer membrane protein assembly factor BamA, producing MSRAIAKIRHAGRAAWMQVFLLGLAIAVSFVGAAALGQTAVKVPKSEEKDKAEKAVKKQQEKEAQRTDVIEFRGQAAFKEKDLRSVLKEQITTIDQYGLTAARGDDAAFFLELFYRKHGYAKVTVRYSIQGNRLLLDINEGPLVSLGFVNFVGNQHQPADILFDYAVGPTRERYSSMQKNLPFVAADVEEGADLVHRLYIANGYLDAAVEKPIYHYSDDGVRVDATIPITEGRQYSFGQVSFSGQTIYSSDELRGQLVDVLEQPYTDNRVSDIPRRLQAYYRTRGYYEAKVEAIGNPPAANNGRVPVLISITPGRLYHFDGVQVTGLERLRPSYITRRFSKFSGKTYSPELVDEKFRELMKSGLFTVLQIKPTPIGGDALRLDISAEEAKSKEFGLALGYGSYAGPVVGATYRDRNLFGYGRPISTLAEWSGRGYKWEILWEDPYFFDTDFGFKAKLGALTFDFDGYAKLETGLRLDFTRKLSKFYEVGLVLSARHVEITSFDISPALVGDTNYFVSSIGLVQTLDLRDSKVNPSRGFVFDSTIDFATSALGSNIDFVRSTGRVSYYLPFGHEPKPGFPDKRTMLALGARAGIIHALNGNDMVADIPIDERFFNGGSTTVRSFAERDLGPHDNGHSIGGEFFSVFNVEYIFPIYGELLGAVFFDAGNLLPNSTDPFDTISAGFEDMRYAVGVGLRYKLPIGPVRLDYGYNPDKRPDEDVGAFHFSFGFAF
- a CDS encoding translocation/assembly module TamB domain-containing protein, with product MDEFSQTPGKRPRPWRRRIGRALLVLLVLLILFHRPILFRIARQFVDHYAAIGHLRVDCTFEGSIFTSLVLRNLHVSPTGPTIVESIDVDYARAEYSLWDWMRRGPTELLKNVELRNARVVLDPAKASVKPKIPEPDERLRLFPVFPERLRISDANVFVRSTTEKADFVLEHFDLELDPKNPGELRAATLQLPTANAWRNISAKTSYANKNLVLSGVVLDQENQIRLFAFDASHIAARSLELVLDASLAGGTIAGSLGLRETAESVNMKLRLVAENVSLGTLRGYVGDPSGFPGGDAKKLRMECDGTLDAPRTWRGSLQGQIDNLRQDNIFFDQVTIFATADGGFATLQSGEAIRGRNKIAFKGRTELPGHIREFGRYGAQFEINGELLDLQSLTENFPQPVSGTGTVTGTAEIKDAVLRMELAFSGGPIASGDVGAAHFAGTLKASKQMPPANQRKMYYTDLHSQIHVEMTEGHSGENIFDSAVVDISSDGPNVKVDRFVALRKENTFTASGTYLLPDDFAQFRAQPATFAIRLGAIELGDYWPEDSPNRVTGPVQVSGEVTSTNGKADGQLSVYGSNLKFRNLTIPEVSAQMVISRNVVYLNDFTAKLNERDFISGYGTFSLDRPWPYEGKLSANVADLARFKPLLAAFGNDNEIAGSLVIDWAGSGQLADFKNAGKLNLTLEKGRYANLHALRANIDADYSPDGLDVPTIFFASDKMSFQANLTAKGDTLEVSKIQVDQGQAKYASGYLSLPFVWGNLGTDRPLFVSDGKVVANFQSENLDLKKLFADLGAPPLATGLISVKLDAQGTLEAVQGRLDLQMRELHSVEYPKLEPATFNLVAEMQNNQLAFNGRLQQAKIQPVQLTGNVPFNLAKVIEERRFNEDTPVNARVQMPRSSVNFLRQFVPGITQLDGDLAFDVNINGTVAKPALSGSGDITINMARFTNTTLPSLSGFHSRMTFAGDVLHFERVNGDLAGGPFTVSGQVTFPKLTEPNLDFQLKAQSILVARNDTLTARADADVRVVGPLKAATVTGKVALTNSSLLKNIDLLPIGLPGRPAPQPPTDRPDFSVPQPPIRDWKFDIAVTTKDPFMIRGNLANGGAVVDLHATGTGLRPALQGVVRLQNVEATLPFSRLEISSGSLYFDPSDSFNPKIDLQGTSLIRDYTVHVYVFGTSLSPEAVFSSEPPLPQEEIISLLATGTTRQELVGNNSVLAGRAAMLLITQMYRKIFKKNGEAPKSNSVFNHLDVDVGNVDPRTGQQTATARLRLNEQFMLIGDLQVGGDFRGMVKYLIRFK